From Solibacillus isronensis, a single genomic window includes:
- a CDS encoding NUDIX hydrolase, translated as MNEIKVVVKGVLVKNNKILIVQRSQIEEVGAGTWETVGGNLHFGESFEIALKREFLEEVGLNITVKNQLFSTTFHTSKTRQIVLLTFLCDTKEEQITLSNEHLHYLWATKDELLTLLPQEIIADFHQHNVLDLLA; from the coding sequence TTGAATGAAATTAAGGTAGTGGTAAAAGGAGTTCTTGTTAAAAATAATAAAATACTGATCGTGCAGCGCTCACAGATTGAAGAAGTTGGTGCTGGCACATGGGAGACTGTCGGAGGAAATCTGCATTTTGGCGAGTCATTTGAAATTGCACTGAAGAGGGAATTTTTAGAAGAAGTTGGATTGAATATCACTGTAAAGAATCAGTTGTTTTCAACAACATTCCACACGAGTAAAACGCGACAAATTGTCCTGCTCACTTTCTTATGCGATACAAAAGAGGAGCAAATTACTTTATCCAATGAACATCTACACTATTTATGGGCGACAAAAGATGAACTGCTCACATTGTTACCACAAGAGATTATCGCAGATTTCCACCAACATAACGTGCTCGATTTGTTGGCCTAA